The Desulfuromonas versatilis genome has a segment encoding these proteins:
- a CDS encoding Maf family protein, with translation MSAASQIVLASASPRRRDLLAQVGIAFSVEPSRAPEELLPGESPAEHVIRLSREKAQDVADRPEVAGRWFIGSDTIVVRDEQILGKPADRAEAAAMLRSLSGRSHQVWSGYAVIDRQSGTAVCGAVATRVRFKELTEAEIAGYIATGEPMDKAGAYAIQGIGAFMVLGIEGSYTSVVGLPLCEVIEVLERLGAAKLFANHP, from the coding sequence ATGTCTGCTGCATCGCAAATCGTCCTGGCTTCGGCCTCACCCCGCCGCCGCGACCTGCTCGCCCAGGTCGGCATCGCCTTCAGCGTGGAGCCGAGCCGCGCCCCGGAGGAGCTTCTCCCCGGAGAATCCCCCGCCGAGCATGTGATCCGCCTGAGCCGCGAAAAAGCCCAGGACGTTGCCGACCGCCCGGAGGTGGCCGGCCGCTGGTTCATCGGCAGCGACACCATCGTGGTGCGCGACGAGCAGATCCTCGGCAAGCCGGCCGACCGGGCCGAGGCGGCCGCCATGCTGCGCTCGCTCTCCGGGCGCAGCCACCAGGTCTGGTCCGGATACGCCGTCATCGACCGCCAGAGCGGCACTGCGGTCTGTGGCGCGGTGGCCACCAGGGTGCGCTTCAAGGAGTTGACAGAGGCGGAGATCGCGGGGTACATTGCCACCGGCGAACCGATGGACAAGGCCGGCGCCTACGCCATCCAGGGGATCGGCGCCTTCATGGTCCTCGGTATCGAGGGGAGCTACACCAGCGTGGTCGGACTGCCGCTCTGCGAGGTCATCGAGGTCCTCGAGCGCCTCGGCGCCGCCAAGCTGTTCGCAAACCATCCGTAG
- a CDS encoding YggS family pyridoxal phosphate-dependent enzyme: MTIQENLQAINQRIAAACARAGRNPAEVRLVAVSKTKPAAMIDEAAAAGQQLFGESYAQEFSAKAEEVSSAVEWHFIGGLQTNKVKYLRSKVSLIHSVDRLSLAREIDRQWGKLGRRVDVLLQVNLGGEESKSGTEAAELEELARQVARLPNLRIRGLMTLPPWCDDPEEVRPFFRQLHQLAEGLAKLAIPGVEMRELSMGMSHDFEVAVEEGATLVRVGTAIFGERQRAGG; encoded by the coding sequence ATGACCATTCAGGAAAATCTGCAGGCCATCAACCAGCGCATCGCCGCCGCCTGCGCCCGCGCCGGGCGCAATCCCGCCGAGGTGCGCCTGGTAGCGGTCTCCAAGACCAAGCCCGCGGCCATGATCGACGAGGCCGCCGCGGCCGGCCAGCAGCTGTTCGGCGAAAGCTATGCCCAGGAGTTTTCGGCCAAGGCCGAAGAGGTGAGCTCGGCCGTGGAGTGGCATTTCATCGGCGGGCTGCAGACCAACAAGGTCAAGTACCTGCGCAGCAAGGTGAGCCTGATCCACTCGGTGGACCGCCTGTCGCTGGCCAGGGAGATCGACCGCCAGTGGGGCAAGCTCGGCCGCAGGGTCGATGTGCTGCTGCAGGTGAACCTGGGCGGCGAAGAGAGCAAGTCCGGCACCGAGGCCGCCGAACTGGAAGAGCTCGCTCGCCAGGTGGCCCGGCTGCCCAACCTGCGCATCCGCGGCCTGATGACCCTGCCCCCCTGGTGCGACGACCCCGAGGAGGTGCGCCCCTTTTTCCGCCAGCTGCACCAGCTCGCCGAGGGGCTCGCAAAGCTCGCCATCCCCGGCGTCGAAATGCGCGAACTCTCCATGGGGATGAGCCACGACTTCGAGGTGGCCGTGGAAGAAGGCGCCACCCTGGTGCGGGTCGGCACCGCCATCTTCGGCGAGCGCCAGCGCGCCGGCGGCTGA
- a CDS encoding HAD family hydrolase translates to MPFTTFLFDLDGTLIDSVADLATGINLLRGELALPPLDIPTVRSYVGDGATALVRRALPEGEFSEARLQRFLELYSAHLMEQTVVYPGILEFLELHAGRPMAVVTNKPLGFSLRLLEGLGLSGFFPVVLGGESCQAKKPDPAPVREALRLLGAKADSAVMIGDHHTDLKAGLGAGVRTCFCAWGIGSDDGEPYDFHAASPFDLPRLFPGGER, encoded by the coding sequence ATGCCCTTCACCACCTTCCTTTTCGATCTCGACGGCACCCTCATCGACTCGGTGGCCGACCTGGCCACGGGGATCAACCTGCTGCGCGGCGAACTGGCGCTGCCGCCCCTGGATATCCCGACGGTGCGCAGCTACGTCGGCGACGGGGCCACCGCGCTGGTGCGCCGGGCGCTCCCCGAGGGGGAATTCAGTGAGGCGCGCCTGCAGCGCTTTCTGGAGCTTTACAGTGCGCACCTGATGGAGCAGACCGTCGTCTACCCGGGGATCCTCGAGTTTCTCGAATTGCACGCTGGCCGGCCGATGGCGGTGGTGACCAACAAGCCGCTCGGTTTTTCCCTGCGCCTGCTCGAGGGGCTGGGACTTTCCGGCTTTTTCCCCGTGGTGCTGGGCGGCGAGAGCTGCCAGGCCAAAAAACCCGACCCGGCCCCGGTGCGCGAGGCGCTGCGGCTGCTCGGGGCCAAGGCCGACAGCGCGGTGATGATCGGCGACCACCACACCGACCTCAAGGCCGGCCTGGGCGCCGGGGTGCGCACCTGCTTCTGCGCCTGGGGGATCGGCAGCGATGACGGCGAGCCCTACGACTTTCACGCCGCCTCCCCCTTCGATCTGCCGCGGCTGTTTCCCGGGGGGGAGCGTTGA
- a CDS encoding sensor histidine kinase: MPDSRSADQEKPPGSPASTVLVVLERPGQARLLRQAFASPGAGLRVVLAASLAEARSYLARGNPALAVLDRVLPDGRASELFPVEQGHPAFPVIILTDPGDSAEPAELDGRVGSLDYLAKSDAVLLALPQIAELALRRWRDSLEHRKAAEALRISEARFRGAFETAAHGMALVGTDGHFQQVNQAFCTMLGYSEAELLATDFQSLTHPEDLGKGPDCIRQLLAGETLVCHFEKRYYHKQGSIIWALLSVTLVRDGMGNPLHLVAQILDITERKQGEEKLREANRELEAFVHTISHDLRTPLTPIIGFAGYLKETYQGSLDSHATEILGDIETQGNKMLVLLEDLLELAQAGHLKRPRRPVCTEEIVSEVIETLKSQFPHAAANMEIAPPLPPVRAPRTLLFQLFSNLIGNAFRYGLSAKGPVQVGGERNGGRVRFFIRDHGPGIPAEERERIFALFYRGTTGRDNPGTGIGLATVRKIAQSFEGRCWVEETPGGGSTFWVELGDPPAEE, from the coding sequence GTGCCCGATTCACGATCCGCCGATCAAGAAAAACCACCAGGTTCGCCGGCTTCCACCGTTCTTGTGGTTCTCGAACGCCCCGGGCAGGCCAGGCTGCTTCGCCAGGCCTTCGCCAGCCCGGGCGCAGGCCTGCGGGTGGTTCTGGCCGCCAGTCTCGCCGAGGCACGGAGCTACCTGGCCCGAGGCAACCCCGCTCTGGCGGTGCTCGACCGGGTTCTGCCCGATGGCCGAGCGAGCGAGCTGTTCCCGGTCGAACAGGGGCACCCGGCGTTTCCGGTGATTATCCTGACCGATCCCGGGGATTCGGCGGAACCCGCAGAGCTTGACGGGCGCGTCGGGTCCCTAGACTACCTGGCCAAATCCGACGCTGTCCTGCTTGCTCTTCCCCAAATTGCCGAACTGGCCCTGCGCAGATGGCGCGACAGTCTGGAACACCGAAAGGCTGCCGAAGCTCTGCGGATCAGCGAAGCGAGATTTCGCGGCGCCTTCGAAACCGCCGCCCACGGCATGGCGCTGGTGGGAACCGACGGACATTTTCAGCAGGTCAACCAGGCGTTCTGCACCATGCTCGGCTACAGCGAAGCGGAGCTGCTGGCGACCGACTTCCAGAGCCTCACCCATCCCGAGGATCTGGGCAAAGGCCCGGACTGCATTCGCCAACTGCTGGCGGGGGAAACCCTGGTGTGCCATTTCGAAAAACGCTATTACCACAAGCAGGGCAGCATCATTTGGGCCCTGCTCAGCGTCACCCTGGTTCGTGACGGGATGGGAAATCCGCTGCACCTGGTTGCACAGATCCTGGACATCACAGAACGCAAACAGGGCGAGGAGAAACTGCGGGAGGCCAACCGGGAATTGGAAGCCTTCGTCCACACCATCTCCCATGACCTGCGCACCCCCCTGACACCCATTATCGGGTTCGCCGGCTACCTGAAAGAGACTTACCAGGGGAGCCTGGACAGCCACGCCACTGAAATTCTCGGGGATATCGAGACCCAGGGGAATAAAATGCTGGTCCTTCTGGAAGATCTGCTCGAACTGGCCCAGGCCGGGCACCTGAAGAGGCCCCGACGCCCGGTTTGCACGGAAGAGATCGTCAGTGAGGTCATTGAGACCCTGAAGAGCCAGTTTCCCCACGCCGCGGCGAACATGGAAATTGCCCCTCCCCTGCCCCCTGTCCGCGCGCCTCGAACCCTGCTCTTCCAGCTTTTTTCCAACCTCATCGGCAACGCCTTCCGCTACGGCCTCTCCGCCAAAGGGCCGGTCCAGGTGGGGGGGGAGCGCAACGGGGGGCGGGTCAGGTTTTTCATCCGCGATCATGGACCGGGCATCCCCGCGGAAGAGCGCGAACGGATTTTCGCACTTTTCTACCGCGGCACCACCGGCCGCGACAATCCCGGCACCGGCATCGGGCTGGCCACGGTACGCAAGATCGCCCAGTCATTCGAAGGACGCTGCTGGGTGGAGGAAACACCCGGCGGGGGGAGCACCTTCTGGGTGGAACTAGGCGATCCGCCGGCTGAGGAATAA
- a CDS encoding PAS domain S-box protein encodes MDWLFPAVISALACGLVMVLVFAFLHRQYRDRHLALWGWSWLFFSLRFVVVLLQIQGIAPTLSPWLIQAFSLASGLLILQGCYAFIGQKASPLWIACGFMGVVWLFCARLADFSFFAENLPIFAFYALVSIWAGGLLLKSGQARGPGKHLTGWGLILWGLHKLDYPFLRPVEWFAPWGFLIAGVLSLTIALGMLLTYFQRVRDELLDQKAKLRQSREYFRTLVEAIPQGVIECDTRGRITYANAGYCRMKGKLPGDIIDEYLWDMVTLTEGRRKLREKFIKILAERPTPSPEILLNFTHDHKLAWRQLDWAYLQDDLGQLTGFIALVTDITERIHREEALRAANQTLEALFHAAPTPICALDLGGRVTQWNPAAEKVFGWSREELLDRAYPLVPEERSEEFRANLQLAREGQSQLMFETVRLHKDGDEVQVRISSAPLRSRQDEVTGVILVMDDITAVKRAEAALKKQATLHQTVLNAIPAPIFFKDSEGIYIGCNDAFAEFLRRPRENIVGQSVYGVAPAELADIYHRADMELMQRSGNQVYEAQVAYADGTRRDVVFHKSVFQRADGRLGGLVGAMIDISERKQMETALRESERKFRAIFDQTLQFIGLVSPEGILLEANRSSLEALGLEESQVQGKPFCDTPWWSHSATERDKLVRAIDRARQGELVRMETSHPNPAGGFYQVDFSLKPVIGQDGAPAYLIAEGRDISRMKQAQSRLLDSETRFRRLSVEFQTLLDGIPERIIHLSPEMKIIWANRSAAAGEGRKAAAVTGHLCHQRFHHSAQPHPDCPVQKSFRSGRVESAKITDADGSVWGVKAFPQKTPEGQVASVIEMASDITERIQHQQEAERTGRLASLGELSAGVAHEINNPNGLILLNLPFLSEAFADAMPILDAWHRQQGEYSLGGLEFSRVREEIPKVFEEMIDSGQRIRAIVEDLKNFVRRNGEAPRERFDLNRAVQTSLRLTSNTLRQATERFTTALAEQLPPVLGNSQRIEQVLVNLIQNACQALPDRNRGIHLETAHDAPQKQVVLRLRDEGCGIPPQAIPRITDPFFTTKRDTGGTGLGLSVSARIVKDHGGSLSFDSAPGKGTCVTLSLPVFEEDSQG; translated from the coding sequence ATGGACTGGCTTTTTCCAGCCGTCATATCCGCTTTGGCCTGCGGCCTGGTCATGGTCCTGGTGTTTGCCTTCCTGCACCGGCAATACCGCGACCGGCACCTCGCCCTCTGGGGATGGAGCTGGCTGTTCTTTTCGCTGCGCTTCGTGGTGGTTCTGCTGCAGATCCAGGGGATCGCGCCGACCCTGTCACCCTGGCTGATCCAGGCCTTCAGCCTGGCCAGCGGACTGCTGATTCTCCAGGGCTGCTACGCCTTCATCGGCCAGAAGGCTTCCCCGCTGTGGATCGCCTGCGGGTTCATGGGGGTGGTCTGGCTGTTCTGCGCCCGCCTCGCCGACTTTTCCTTTTTCGCCGAGAACCTGCCGATTTTCGCCTTTTATGCCCTGGTATCGATCTGGGCCGGCGGCCTGCTGCTCAAGTCCGGGCAGGCCCGGGGCCCGGGCAAGCACCTCACAGGCTGGGGCCTGATCCTCTGGGGGCTGCACAAGCTCGACTATCCCTTCCTGAGGCCCGTGGAATGGTTCGCCCCCTGGGGTTTTCTGATCGCCGGGGTGTTGAGCCTGACCATCGCCCTGGGGATGCTGCTCACCTATTTCCAAAGGGTCCGCGACGAACTGCTGGACCAGAAAGCCAAGCTGCGCCAGAGCCGGGAATATTTCCGCACCCTGGTAGAGGCCATCCCCCAGGGAGTCATCGAGTGTGACACCCGCGGCCGCATCACCTACGCCAATGCCGGCTACTGCCGGATGAAGGGGAAACTACCCGGCGATATCATCGATGAATATCTCTGGGACATGGTGACCCTGACCGAGGGGCGGCGCAAGCTGCGGGAAAAATTCATAAAAATCCTCGCCGAACGGCCGACCCCCTCCCCGGAAATCCTGCTCAACTTCACCCACGACCACAAACTGGCCTGGCGACAGCTGGACTGGGCCTATCTGCAGGACGACCTGGGGCAGCTGACGGGGTTCATCGCCCTGGTCACCGACATCACCGAAAGAATCCACCGGGAAGAGGCCCTGCGCGCCGCCAACCAGACCCTGGAGGCCCTGTTTCATGCCGCCCCCACCCCGATCTGCGCCCTGGATCTCGGGGGCCGGGTCACCCAGTGGAACCCGGCGGCGGAAAAGGTTTTCGGCTGGAGCCGCGAGGAGCTTTTGGACCGCGCCTACCCGCTGGTGCCCGAGGAGCGCAGCGAGGAGTTCCGCGCCAACCTGCAGCTGGCCAGGGAAGGGCAGAGCCAGCTGATGTTCGAGACCGTGCGCCTCCACAAAGACGGCGATGAGGTCCAGGTACGGATCTCCTCGGCCCCCTTGCGCAGCCGCCAGGACGAGGTGACCGGGGTCATCCTGGTAATGGACGACATCACCGCGGTCAAGCGGGCCGAGGCCGCCCTGAAAAAGCAGGCGACGCTGCACCAGACGGTGCTCAATGCCATTCCGGCGCCGATTTTCTTCAAGGACAGCGAGGGGATCTACATCGGCTGCAACGACGCCTTCGCCGAGTTTCTCAGGCGCCCGCGCGAGAACATCGTCGGCCAGTCGGTCTACGGAGTGGCCCCGGCGGAGCTCGCCGACATCTATCACCGCGCCGATATGGAGCTGATGCAAAGGAGCGGCAACCAGGTTTACGAGGCCCAGGTCGCCTACGCCGACGGCACCCGGCGGGACGTAGTGTTCCACAAGTCGGTTTTCCAAAGGGCCGATGGTCGTCTCGGCGGGCTGGTCGGGGCCATGATCGACATCTCCGAGCGCAAGCAGATGGAGACGGCGCTGCGGGAAAGCGAGCGGAAGTTCCGCGCCATCTTCGACCAGACCCTGCAGTTCATCGGGCTGGTTTCCCCCGAGGGCATCCTGCTGGAGGCCAACCGCTCCTCCCTCGAGGCCCTCGGCCTGGAAGAATCTCAGGTCCAGGGGAAGCCGTTCTGCGACACCCCCTGGTGGAGCCACTCCGCCACGGAAAGGGACAAGCTGGTCCGGGCCATAGACCGGGCCCGCCAGGGCGAGCTGGTGCGCATGGAGACCAGTCACCCCAACCCGGCCGGGGGATTCTACCAGGTGGATTTCAGCCTCAAGCCGGTGATCGGGCAGGACGGGGCTCCGGCCTACCTGATTGCCGAGGGGCGCGACATCTCGCGAATGAAGCAGGCCCAGTCGCGGCTGCTGGACAGCGAAACCCGCTTCCGCCGCCTCTCGGTGGAATTCCAGACCCTGCTCGACGGCATCCCGGAGCGGATCATCCACCTTTCGCCCGAGATGAAGATCATCTGGGCCAACCGCTCGGCGGCCGCCGGTGAGGGCCGCAAGGCTGCAGCCGTCACCGGTCATCTCTGCCACCAGCGCTTTCACCACAGCGCCCAGCCGCACCCCGACTGCCCGGTGCAGAAAAGCTTCCGCAGCGGCCGCGTGGAAAGCGCCAAGATCACCGATGCCGACGGCAGCGTGTGGGGGGTGAAGGCCTTCCCCCAGAAGACCCCGGAGGGACAGGTCGCCAGCGTCATCGAAATGGCCAGCGACATTACCGAACGCATCCAGCACCAGCAGGAAGCCGAGCGCACCGGCCGGCTGGCCTCCCTGGGCGAGCTTTCGGCGGGGGTGGCCCATGAGATCAACAACCCCAACGGTCTGATCCTTCTCAACCTGCCGTTTCTGAGCGAGGCATTCGCCGACGCCATGCCGATCCTCGATGCCTGGCACCGACAACAGGGCGAGTACTCCCTGGGGGGATTGGAATTTTCGCGGGTAAGGGAAGAGATCCCCAAGGTTTTCGAGGAAATGATCGACAGCGGCCAGCGCATCAGGGCGATTGTCGAGGATCTGAAGAATTTCGTGCGCCGCAACGGCGAAGCCCCCCGCGAGAGGTTCGATCTCAACCGGGCGGTGCAGACCAGTTTGCGCCTGACCTCCAACACCCTGCGCCAGGCCACCGAGCGGTTCACCACGGCTCTGGCGGAGCAGCTTCCGCCGGTGCTGGGCAACAGCCAGCGCATCGAGCAGGTGCTGGTAAACCTGATCCAGAATGCCTGCCAGGCGCTGCCCGACCGCAACCGGGGCATCCACCTGGAAACCGCCCACGATGCCCCGCAAAAACAGGTCGTGCTCCGCCTGCGCGACGAGGGGTGCGGCATCCCCCCGCAAGCCATCCCCCGCATCACCGACCCCTTTTTCACCACCAAGCGCGATACCGGAGGCACCGGCCTAGGCCTGTCGGTTTCGGCGCGCATCGTCAAGGATCACGGCGGTTCGCTCAGCTTCGACTCGGCTCCCGGCAAGGGGACCTGCGTCACCCTGAGCCTTCCCGTTTTCGAGGAGGATTCGCAAGGATGA
- a CDS encoding sigma-54-dependent transcriptional regulator, which translates to MKAALYPKNPVLLVDDEPAWLRSLGRALERSAGINNQIVCQDSRQVMQILARQPASLVLLDLTMPHLPGEELLGSLVQNHPETPVIILTGVNQVETSVRCMKQGAFDFFVKGVEEERLAAGVLRAIRMQELDREVRELKNGLLDGQVENLDAFSGILTRSPKMHAIFRYIEAVAPSSQPVLVTGESGAGKELVARALHLIGRPEGPWVPVNVAGLDDSIFSDTLFGHTRGAFTGADRARAGMIEQAAGGTLFLDEIGDLSPASQVKLLRLLQEGEYLPIGADRPKRSSARIIVATNQNLAALQASGAFRKDLFYRLQGHQVQLPPLRERPEDLPLLLEHFLAKAARELGKRKPTAPEELAVLLATYHFPGNIRELEGMVHNAVATHQAGKLSTQSFRVALGLERSEATGNGKGAASGPETPGLVFGDQLPTLSEAADLLVAEALSRSQGNQTIAAGLLGITRPALSKRLKKLRA; encoded by the coding sequence ATGAAGGCCGCTCTCTACCCCAAGAATCCGGTCCTGCTTGTGGATGACGAGCCGGCCTGGCTGCGCAGCCTGGGCAGGGCCCTGGAACGTTCGGCCGGGATCAACAACCAAATCGTCTGCCAGGACAGCCGCCAGGTCATGCAGATTCTCGCCCGCCAACCGGCCAGCCTGGTCCTGCTCGACCTGACCATGCCTCACCTTCCCGGCGAGGAACTGCTCGGCAGCCTCGTCCAGAACCATCCCGAAACCCCGGTCATCATCCTCACCGGCGTCAACCAGGTGGAAACCTCGGTGCGCTGCATGAAGCAGGGGGCCTTCGATTTCTTCGTCAAGGGGGTCGAAGAAGAGCGCCTGGCTGCCGGGGTGCTGCGCGCCATCCGCATGCAGGAACTCGACCGGGAGGTGCGCGAGCTGAAAAACGGGCTGCTCGACGGACAGGTGGAAAACCTCGATGCCTTCTCCGGAATCCTCACCCGCAGCCCGAAGATGCACGCCATTTTCCGCTACATCGAGGCGGTGGCGCCCAGCAGCCAGCCGGTGCTGGTCACCGGCGAGAGCGGTGCCGGCAAGGAGCTGGTGGCTCGGGCCCTGCATCTCATCGGCCGTCCGGAAGGGCCCTGGGTGCCGGTCAACGTCGCCGGGCTCGACGACAGCATCTTTTCGGACACGCTTTTCGGCCACACCCGCGGAGCCTTTACCGGTGCCGACCGGGCCCGCGCGGGGATGATCGAACAGGCCGCCGGGGGCACCCTGTTTCTGGACGAGATCGGCGATCTGAGCCCGGCCTCGCAGGTCAAGCTGCTGCGCCTGCTGCAGGAAGGGGAATATCTGCCCATCGGCGCCGACCGGCCCAAGCGCAGCAGCGCCCGTATCATCGTCGCCACCAACCAGAACCTGGCCGCCCTGCAGGCCTCCGGCGCCTTCCGCAAGGACCTGTTCTACCGCCTGCAGGGGCACCAGGTGCAGCTGCCGCCGCTGCGCGAGCGCCCCGAGGATCTTCCGCTGCTGCTCGAGCACTTTCTGGCCAAGGCCGCCAGGGAGCTGGGCAAGCGCAAACCGACCGCCCCGGAGGAGCTTGCGGTTCTACTGGCCACCTACCATTTTCCAGGGAACATCCGCGAGCTCGAGGGGATGGTTCACAACGCCGTGGCCACCCACCAGGCGGGCAAGCTCTCCACCCAGAGTTTCCGCGTGGCGCTGGGACTGGAGCGGAGCGAGGCGACGGGCAACGGCAAGGGCGCCGCATCAGGCCCCGAAACGCCCGGCCTGGTCTTCGGCGACCAGCTGCCGACCCTGAGCGAGGCCGCCGATCTGCTGGTCGCGGAGGCGCTGAGCCGCTCCCAGGGCAACCAGACCATCGCCGCCGGCCTGCTCGGCATCACCCGGCCGGCCCTCAGCAAGCGCCTCAAGAAGCTGCGCGCCTGA